In Streptococcus sp. SN-1, a single genomic region encodes these proteins:
- the tadA gene encoding tRNA adenosine(34) deaminase TadA, whose translation MNYTVEEKEVFMREALREAEIALEHDEIPIGCVIVKDGEIIGRGHNAREELQRAVMHAEIMAIENANLSEESWRLLDCTLFVTIEPCVMCSGAIGLARIPNVVYGAKNQKFGAAGSLYDILTDERLNHRVEVETGILEGECAAIMQDFFRNRRKK comes from the coding sequence ATGAATTATACAGTTGAAGAAAAAGAAGTCTTTATGAGGGAGGCTTTGAGAGAGGCTGAGATTGCTCTGGAACACGATGAAATTCCAATTGGTTGTGTGATTGTCAAGGACGGAGAAATCATTGGTCGTGGGCATAATGCGCGTGAGGAGTTGCAGCGAGCGGTTATGCATGCGGAGATTATGGCCATAGAGAATGCGAACTTGAGTGAGGAGAGCTGGCGCTTGCTGGATTGCACGCTTTTTGTGACCATTGAGCCTTGTGTCATGTGTAGTGGGGCGATTGGGCTTGCCCGTATTCCAAACGTGGTCTATGGGGCTAAAAACCAGAAATTTGGCGCTGCTGGGAGTTTGTACGATATTTTGACAGATGAGCGTCTTAACCATCGTGTGGAGGTTGAAACGGGAATTTTGGAAGGTGAATGCGCAGCTATTATGCAGGACTTTTTTAGAAATAGACGGAAAAAATAA
- a CDS encoding adenylosuccinate synthase encodes MTSVVVVGTQWGDEGKGKITDFLSANAEVIARYQGGDNAGHTIVIDGKKFKLHLIPSGIFFPEKISVIGNGMVVNPKSLVKELGYLHEEGVTTDNLRISDRAHVILPYHIELDRLQEEAKGDNKIGTTIKGIGPAYMDKAARVGIRIADLLDKDIFRERLERNLAEKNRLFEKLYDSKAIAFDDIFEEYYEYGQQIKKYVTDTSVILNDALDNGKRVLFEGAQGVMLDIDQGTYPFVTSSNPVAGGVTIGSGVGPSKIDKVVGVCKAYTSRVGDGPFPTELFDEVGERIREVGHEYGTTTGRPRRVGWFDSVVMRHSRRVSGITNLSLNSIDVLSGLDTVKICVAYDLDGQRIDYYPASLEQLKRCKPIYEELPGWSEDITGVRNLEDLPENARNYVRRVSELVGVRISTFSVGPGREQTNILESVWS; translated from the coding sequence ATGACTTCAGTTGTTGTTGTAGGTACCCAATGGGGTGATGAAGGTAAAGGGAAGATTACAGATTTCCTTTCAGCGAATGCAGAAGTGATTGCACGTTACCAGGGTGGTGATAATGCAGGTCACACGATTGTGATCGATGGTAAGAAATTTAAGTTGCACTTGATTCCATCTGGGATTTTCTTCCCTGAAAAAATCTCTGTTATTGGGAATGGTATGGTTGTAAATCCTAAATCTCTTGTGAAAGAGTTGGGCTATCTTCATGAGGAGGGGGTGACAACTGATAACTTGCGTATTTCTGATCGCGCACATGTTATTTTGCCTTATCATATCGAGTTAGACCGTTTGCAAGAAGAAGCTAAGGGCGACAATAAGATTGGGACTACAATCAAGGGAATTGGTCCAGCTTATATGGATAAGGCTGCTCGTGTTGGGATTCGTATTGCAGATCTTTTAGATAAAGATATTTTCCGTGAGCGTTTAGAACGTAACCTTGCTGAAAAGAATCGTCTTTTTGAAAAATTGTATGACAGTAAAGCGATTGCTTTCGATGATATTTTTGAAGAGTATTACGAATATGGTCAACAAATCAAGAAATATGTGACAGACACGTCTGTAATCTTGAACGATGCGCTTGATAATGGTAAGCGTGTGCTTTTTGAAGGTGCACAAGGTGTTATGCTAGATATCGACCAAGGTACATATCCATTTGTTACGTCTTCAAACCCTGTAGCTGGTGGTGTGACAATTGGTTCTGGTGTTGGGCCAAGCAAGATTGACAAGGTTGTAGGTGTATGTAAAGCCTATACGAGTCGTGTAGGAGACGGTCCTTTCCCAACTGAGTTGTTTGATGAAGTGGGAGAACGTATTCGTGAAGTAGGTCATGAATATGGTACAACAACTGGTCGTCCACGTCGTGTGGGTTGGTTTGACTCAGTTGTCATGCGTCATAGCCGTCGCGTTTCTGGTATCACCAACCTTTCATTGAACTCTATTGATGTTTTGAGTGGTTTAGATACAGTAAAAATCTGTGTGGCCTATGATCTTGATGGTCAACGTATTGACTATTATCCAGCTAGTCTTGAGCAATTGAAACGTTGCAAGCCTATCTATGAAGAGTTGCCAGGTTGGTCAGAAGATATCACTGGAGTTCGTAATTTGGAAGATCTTCCTGAGAATGCGCGTAACTATGTTCGTCGTGTGAGCGAATTGGTTGGCGTTCGTATTTCTACTTTCTCAGTAGGTCCTGGTCGTGAACAAACAAATATTTTAGAAAGTGTTTGGTCCTAA
- the comW gene encoding sigma(X)-activator ComW, which produces MLQNIYDQMTDFYDSIEEEYATFFGNSWDWEHFHFKFLIYYLVRYGIGCRRDFIVYHYRVAYRLYLEKMIMKQGFISC; this is translated from the coding sequence ATGCTACAAAATATTTATGATCAGATGACTGATTTCTATGACAGTATCGAAGAAGAGTATGCTACTTTCTTTGGTAATAGTTGGGACTGGGAACATTTTCATTTTAAATTTTTGATTTATTATTTAGTTAGATATGGTATTGGGTGTCGTAGGGATTTTATTGTTTACCATTATCGTGTTGCTTATCGTTTGTATCTTGAAAAGATGATAATGAAACAAGGTTTTATTTCTTGTTGA